From a region of the Zingiber officinale cultivar Zhangliang chromosome 10B, Zo_v1.1, whole genome shotgun sequence genome:
- the LOC122029919 gene encoding mitogen-activated protein kinase 4-like: MAMLSNNPPADFGNKEEMRFYTISNTVFEIDAKYAPMKLLGEGAYGVVCSSINRETSENVAIKKIRNVFEDRIDALRTLREMKLLGKIKHENVIEMKDIMLPSTKRSFVDVYLVFELMDTDLGQIIRSPQPLSDEQCQCFIFQLLRGLKYLHSANVIHRDLKPGNLLVNSDCELKIGDFGLARTKSPRGEGMNGYVVTRWYRAPELLVCSDSYDAAIDMWSVGCIFAAILGRKPLFPGTDSAHQLELILNTLGVNHDAADFDFVSYQPIRDYIDSLPDSPGVPFASMFPDANPLAVDLLKKLLVFNPAKRINATEALEHPYMAQLYDPLLDPAAKGPIDLGFDDDLGEDKIREMIWEETLCYRPEIL; encoded by the exons ATGGCTATGCTTTCAAATAATCCCCCCGCCGATTTCGGGAACAAAGAAGAAATGAGATTTTACACCATCTCGAACACAGTTTTCGAGATCGATGCCAAGTATGCGCCTATGAAGCTCCTTGGAGAAGGCGCTTATGGCGTCGTTTGCTCATCCATCAACCGCGAAACAAGCGAGAACGTCGCCATTAAGAAAATAAGGAATGTCTTCGAAGATCGCATCGATGCGCTGAGGACTCTTCGGGAGATGAAGCTTTTGGGGAAAATCAAGCACGAAAACGTCATTGAGATGAAGGATATCATGCTGCCTTCCACCAAGAGATCATTCGTCGACGTTTATCTTGTCTTTGAGCTCATGGATACTGATCTGGGGCAAATCATCAGATCACCTCAGCCACTTTCCGACGAGCAGTGTCAATGCTTCATTTTTCAG TTGCTTCGAGGACTGAAGTATCTCCACTCGGCGAACGTAATTCACAGGGACTTGAAGCCAGGGAACCTTCTGGTCAACAGTGATTGTGAACTTAAGATTGGCGATTTCGGACTGGCTCGCACTAAAAGTCCGAGGGGTGAAGGAATGAACGGCTACGTCGTCACGCGTTGGTATCGTGCGCCGGAGTTGCTCGTTTGCTCTGATAGCTACGACGCTGCCATTGATATGTGGTCAGTTGGATGCATCTTCGCTGCGATACTCGGCCGCAAACCTCTCTTTCCGGGCACTGACAGTGCCCACCAGCTCGAGCTCATTCTCAACACTCTCGGCGTTAACCACGATGCTGCTGATTTCGACTTCGTCAGTTACCAGCCAATTCGAGACTACATCGACTCGCTCCCGGATAGTCCAGGCGTTCCCTTCGCCAGTATGTTCCCCGATGCCAATCCACTGGCCGTCGACTTGCTGAAGAAGCTGCTCGTTTTTAATCCGGCAAAGAGAATCAATGCTACGGAGGCATTAGAGCACCCTTATATGGCTCAGTTGTATGACCCTCTGCTCGACCCCGCTGCCAAGGGCCCCATTGATCTTGGCTTCGATGATGATCTAGGGGAAGACAAGATCAGAGAGATGATATGGGAGGAGACGCTCTGCTATCGCCCAG aaatcttGTAA